The following nucleotide sequence is from Barnesiella propionica.
CGCCAACGACTGCAACTACTTTTTTCCGGTAGAAAAAACCGTCGCAGGTAGCACAGGCCGAAACTCCCATGCCGGCATATTTATCTTCGTCCGGTAACCCTAAATACTTGGCAGAAGCACCTGTAGATATGATAACCGTATCTGCTTCAATTATCTTCTCTCCTTCTATGGTAATACGATAAGGTTTTTTTGAGAAATCAGCAGCAGTCGCGATTCCTCGACGTATATCTGTACCAAAGCGGGAAGCCTGTTTTTTCAAATCTTCCATCATGTCGAATCCAGATATACCATCCGGATAACCTGGGAAGTTTTCTATATCTGTCGTTGTTGTAAGTTGACCTCCGGGTTGTAAACCTTCATAAAGGACAGGGGCCAGGTTTGCACGGGAGGCATATATAGCTGCTGTATATCCGGCAGGCCCGGAACCAATGATCAGACAGCGGACTCTTTCATTTTGTTCCATGATTTCTCTCTTTTGTGTTGTTATTATCTTAGGTCTATCAGTTCTGCATCGGGATAGTTTTTCTTATCGAAAACAAATGTACGGTCAGGATAGTTCAAGCCACTTTTGTATTTTGAAATTTCTATCTGCGTCACTTTATTGTTTTTGTCATAAATTGTTACAGACAATGGATATAATAATTGGGAATCTATTATCAATACTATTTTTTTAAAGTCACTCTGTTTGTTCTTAGGGATTAATGTAACGGTTTGTTTTCCGTTTTTGGGTGTTCCCGTTTTTTCGGTAAATCCTTTTTTATATCCGTTTATAATAGCGTAAGGATTTATATTTTGTAATTCTGACAAGCTGGGAGTGCTCAAATTTACTTCTCGCGTAGAAAACATATAGGACCACATCTCTTTTCCGTTATACCACGAGATTATTTCAGGGGTGTTCAGGACGAATTTTTCGCCAGCCATTTTTATGTCTCCGACGATCTTTCCCTGGGTTCCTTCCTGCATGATTGTAAAAACAGCCGAAATACCTTTGGATGATTCGTATTTCGATTTTACTTTATCTAATAGCGAATTTTGAGCATGTGATAAAGGTAATATCAGCAAAATCAATAAAAAAGATATATATGCTCGTCTCATTTTTTTAAATATTAAGAAAGTTTATTTTCCAGTTGCATGATGTCCATTACCAGCACCTGTCTGGGTTTACCACCTTCACTCGGTCCCACGATACCCGCTGCTTCCAATTGGTCCATGAGCCTGCCTGCCCGGTTGTATCCTATGGAATAACGTCGTTGCAGGGAAGATGTAGAGGCTTGTTGTGAAACGACTATCATGCGTGCCGCTTCGTCGAACAAGGGGTCTCTCTCTCTCGTTTCGGAAAAATCTATAGCACCGCCTTCGCTGTCACCCCCTGTATATTCAGGGAGCATGAAGGCGGTAGGATAACCTTGTTGCTGGCTTATATATTCACAAAGCCTTTCTACTTCCGGTGTATCTATAAACGCACATTGTACCCTTTCCAGTTCACTGCCTTTGAATATAAGCATATCTCCCCGCCCGATGAGTTGGTTGGCTCCGGGACAATCCAGAATAGTGCGGGAATCTATCATGGACATGACACGGAATGCGATACGGGTCGGGAAGTTTGCTTTAATAATACCGGTAATCACATTAGTCGAAGGTCTTTGTGTCGCTATAATCATATGTATACCTACGGCACGCGCCAGTTGTGCTATACGTATGATAGGTGCTTCCACCTCTTTTCCGGCTGTCATGATGAGGTCGCTGAACTCATCGATAATGACTACTATATACGGCATATAATGATGACCGTTGTTCGGATTAAGTCCCCGGTTAATAAATTTCGTGTTATATTCTTTGATAGTACGTACACGCGCCTTTTTTAGCAGGTCATAGCGGTCGTCCATCTCTTTGGTAATAGAACTGAGCGTTTGTACCACTTTGGTGACATCTGTTATAATAGCATCTTCGGTATCAGGCAATTTTGCCAGAAAATGCCGTTCAATAGCAGAATACAGGCTAAATTCCACTTTCTTGGGATCTACCAATACAAATTTGAGTTGGGACGGATGCTTTTTGTACAGCAAAGACGATATGATGGCATTCAGTCCTACCGATTTTCCCTGGCCTGTAGCACCTGCCACCAGTACGTGTGGCATCTTGCACAGATCTGCCACATATACGTCGTTCGTGATGGTTTTTCCCAACGCAATAGGTAGCTCATAGTTACATTCCTGGAATTTTCTGGATGCTATGATAGAATACATGGAAACCGTTTGCGGTACATTGTTCGGAACTTCTATACCGATGGTGCCTTTACCGGGGATAGGAGCGATGATACGTATTCCGAGTGCAGACAGGCTCATGGCTATATCGTCTTCCAGGTTCTTTATTTTTGCAATCCTTATACCGGCTTCCGGAACGATTTCGTATAATGTGATGGTGGGGCCTACGGTCGCTTTTATCGAAACGATATGTATTCCGTAGTTTTCCAAAGTTTCCGTAATGCGTTTTTTATTGGCGATCAGTTCTTCTTGATTAATCTCCGATGACGATTCGTATTTATTCAACAGATCAAATCCCGGCGCCTTATAGTGGGATAGATCGCGCGTAGGATCGTAGTTTTCCAAAGGTGCGTTATTGTCGGTCAGTTCCTCGGTTCCTTGCGCGATAGTAAATCCGTTTTCTCCGGCTATAGTCAGTTCTTTTAAAGGTGGTGCAGGTATATCATTACCATCTGTTTCCCCAGTAGATACTTCGAATGGTATTTCATCTTCTGTATCGTCCGAATACGGTGCTTCTTCATCGTCGAAAGTGAGTTCCGGCGATGGAGTATGGGCGGCATATTCTTTAATTTCTTTTTTGGTAACGTTATTCTTTTGCTCTGCTTGAGCGATATTTTTTTCAGGAACCGGATCGGTTACAGGCTCATTTAAGATAGGCTTTATGGTTTTCTTTGAAGAAATTTTCAAGGTAAATATACGGCGAATAATATCAATCGTTTTTTTGCTGATAATTATAAGAAAAAAGAGAGTCAGCGCCATGATCAGGAGAGGTGTTCCTACTTCTCCTATGTTGTGCTCCAGAAACAGAGTTGCATAATACCCATGATATCCTCCCAGAAATAAGAAGCTGTCGTTATAATTGTCTATAAAGAAATAGCCGAAGAACAGAGAAGATATGATGATAGTCAGGCTGCAATATAAGGTAAGTTTAGGCAGGTTGCAGCGATTTACCTGCATGAGTTTAAGCCCTATGACTGCCAGCCATAAACTTACGACAAAAGAAGATATCCCTATCCATCGGTTAATGAACAGGTCGGACAGATAGGCTCCGAAAGCTCCTCCCCAATTAAGTATTTCATTTTCGATACGGCTGAGTTCTACTACAGGTAAATTTTCTATTTTACTTTGATCTACAGTTCCTGTATAGAAAAAAGAAAGAAAAGAAATAAATGTATATGCAGCGAATAGTACGAAAAAAATGCCTGTTATAAAGTGTATGCGTTCGTTTCGTAAAAAAGCTCGTATGCTGCTAAAAAATCCTGTTTGGGGTGTATCTTTGGGATTTGCATCCTTTTTTGCTGCCATGATATTCAAGTAAAGAGTTGATTCGCTTACAAAAATAATAAAAAAGTTTGGTGAGAACAGAAACAATCATGAGCATTCTTTTTTATTTTTTCATATCTGCGAACAGATTATGGTTTTAAAAGACGAATCCGATTTTATGTTCCGGTATATTCTTCTTTTATGGAATGGAATTTTTGTATTAACCCTTCTTCTAATATACATTCTCGTTGCAGTTCTTCCTGCTCATTACTTTCGCACAGATATTTGTTCAGAATATTTAAATAGTCTAATACATGCACTATAGATAAATGAAGATAATATTTAGAGCGGATATATCCATTATTTGCAGCCAGAACAGTACCGTTGTAATTAAGCATGTTTTCCAATTCAATATCGGTGAACTGGAACAAGACCGGATGTCCGGCGTTTCCTGAAATCCGTAAGGTATATTGTGGCTGAAGAAGAAAATTACAAAGAGTAAAAATTTCCTGTCCCGATAATTTTTGAAGTGTTTTTATTTCTTCTTCACTCAATGGGAATTTATTTTTCCAGTAATCAACTGCCTTTTGTTCGCTTGTTCCGGTCGCATGTTGGAATAGGATGCCTGCGCCTACATATATCGAACAAAGAGTAGTAAAGGCATCGGTATGTAAACCTTTTAACATTCGAAGAAAATCAAATTCATGCGGATAATCTCCGGGGGAAGCTTTCTCTGTTTCATCGAATATAGTAGCCGTAATTATGAGGGTAGCTATACGGTCATGAATGCGGGATATTATTTTTTCATCTTCGTAGTCCAGTTGGGCTGTTTCCAGATATGGATTTAAAGGCAAGAAAAAACCGTTCTCGGTAAATAATTTTTTATATAGGGAAGATAGTTTCATTATTTATTATTTTTTCCAAAAATATTTAGTAAATAAAATAAGGACGGTAAATAGCTCCAAACGTCCGATAAACATCACAAAGGATAATATCCATTTGCCGGATTCGGGTATATGGGAATAATCTCCGGCCGGTCCGCTTGCTTCAAGTCCTGGGCCGACATTGCTTATGCAGGAAAGAGCCGCCCCGAACGATTCGTCCATACTGAGACCTAATGCAGTAAGCGAGACCGTACTGGCTACTATCACGAACATGTATACAATAAGAAAAGCCATTGTTTTTGTAACCAGCTCGTGTGATATCAGTTTGCTATTTACCCGTATAGGGACAACGGCATTAGGATGTATAGCCCGGTAAAATTCATTCTTGATATTTTTGATTAAGATAACCATGCGGTCTATCTTTGCCCCGCCGCTGGTAGAACCGGCGCATGCTCCGAAAAACATGAGTATAAGGATAATAACACAGAAGAAAGGTCCCCAGACTGTATAATCGGCCGTGGAAAACCCCGTAGTAGAGATAATAGAAGAAACCTGGAAAAAAGTCATACGGAATGTTTTCTCGAATCCTTCCCATTGACCGGTAATGTATAATCCCGTCATGATGACGATAATAGCTCCTATTACCATAATCAGGAACCAGCGTAACTCTTCGCTGTGGATGAGTTTGGAATAATCGCCTTTTACCGCGCGGTATACCAGTGAGAAATTGATTCCGGCAATAATCATAAATATCGCTATAACATATTCGGTATAAGAAGAATTCCAGTAAATAATACTTTCCTGCCGGGTGGAAAATCCTCCAGTTCCCATAGTACTCATAGCGTGACAAACGGCTTCGAATAAGTTCATGGGCCCCATAAACAGCAAAATTACTAATACGGCAGTAATAGTACAGTAAACCACCCATAGTTTCTTTGCCGTTTGACTGATACGGGGACTAAGTTTATCGTGAGTAACACCGGTCACCTCGGCATTAAATAATTGGATTCCTCCTCCGGAATTAAGCATAGGAAGAACGGCAAGTGTGAAAAGGATAATTCCCATACCTCCCAGCCATTGTATGAGACACCGCCAGATATTAATACCGTGTGGCAGGATATTTATGTTCTCCAGGACTGTAGCTCCGGTAGTTGTAAATCCCGACATGGTTTCAAAAAAAGCATCGACAATACGTGGTGCGTATCCTGAGAAAATAAAGGGCAGCATTCCGAAAAATGAAAAGAATAGCCAAGTGACCGATACTAAGAGAAATCCTTCCCGTTTTCCTACATGGTTGGATGCATTTTTTCCGCATAATACCATGATTCCAGCACATCCTGAGGTAATAAGTAAGGTATAAAGAAACGGCATAAAGTCGCTTCCTCCGTATAAAAGTGAAGTTACTA
It contains:
- a CDS encoding LolA family protein is translated as MRRAYISFLLILLILPLSHAQNSLLDKVKSKYESSKGISAVFTIMQEGTQGKIVGDIKMAGEKFVLNTPEIISWYNGKEMWSYMFSTREVNLSTPSLSELQNINPYAIINGYKKGFTEKTGTPKNGKQTVTLIPKNKQSDFKKIVLIIDSQLLYPLSVTIYDKNNKVTQIEISKYKSGLNYPDRTFVFDKKNYPDAELIDLR
- a CDS encoding FtsK/SpoIIIE family DNA translocase, with amino-acid sequence MAAKKDANPKDTPQTGFFSSIRAFLRNERIHFITGIFFVLFAAYTFISFLSFFYTGTVDQSKIENLPVVELSRIENEILNWGGAFGAYLSDLFINRWIGISSFVVSLWLAVIGLKLMQVNRCNLPKLTLYCSLTIIISSLFFGYFFIDNYNDSFLFLGGYHGYYATLFLEHNIGEVGTPLLIMALTLFFLIIISKKTIDIIRRIFTLKISSKKTIKPILNEPVTDPVPEKNIAQAEQKNNVTKKEIKEYAAHTPSPELTFDDEEAPYSDDTEDEIPFEVSTGETDGNDIPAPPLKELTIAGENGFTIAQGTEELTDNNAPLENYDPTRDLSHYKAPGFDLLNKYESSSEINQEELIANKKRITETLENYGIHIVSIKATVGPTITLYEIVPEAGIRIAKIKNLEDDIAMSLSALGIRIIAPIPGKGTIGIEVPNNVPQTVSMYSIIASRKFQECNYELPIALGKTITNDVYVADLCKMPHVLVAGATGQGKSVGLNAIISSLLYKKHPSQLKFVLVDPKKVEFSLYSAIERHFLAKLPDTEDAIITDVTKVVQTLSSITKEMDDRYDLLKKARVRTIKEYNTKFINRGLNPNNGHHYMPYIVVIIDEFSDLIMTAGKEVEAPIIRIAQLARAVGIHMIIATQRPSTNVITGIIKANFPTRIAFRVMSMIDSRTILDCPGANQLIGRGDMLIFKGSELERVQCAFIDTPEVERLCEYISQQQGYPTAFMLPEYTGGDSEGGAIDFSETRERDPLFDEAARMIVVSQQASTSSLQRRYSIGYNRAGRLMDQLEAAGIVGPSEGGKPRQVLVMDIMQLENKLS
- a CDS encoding TrkH family potassium uptake protein yields the protein MAEINYRLLLKIIGLLLFVEAFFMLIPLVTSLLYGGSDFMPFLYTLLITSGCAGIMVLCGKNASNHVGKREGFLLVSVTWLFFSFFGMLPFIFSGYAPRIVDAFFETMSGFTTTGATVLENINILPHGINIWRCLIQWLGGMGIILFTLAVLPMLNSGGGIQLFNAEVTGVTHDKLSPRISQTAKKLWVVYCTITAVLVILLFMGPMNLFEAVCHAMSTMGTGGFSTRQESIIYWNSSYTEYVIAIFMIIAGINFSLVYRAVKGDYSKLIHSEELRWFLIMVIGAIIVIMTGLYITGQWEGFEKTFRMTFFQVSSIISTTGFSTADYTVWGPFFCVIILILMFFGACAGSTSGGAKIDRMVILIKNIKNEFYRAIHPNAVVPIRVNSKLISHELVTKTMAFLIVYMFVIVASTVSLTALGLSMDESFGAALSCISNVGPGLEASGPAGDYSHIPESGKWILSFVMFIGRLELFTVLILFTKYFWKK